A DNA window from Luteolibacter luteus contains the following coding sequences:
- a CDS encoding efflux RND transporter permease subunit, producing the protein MASFFVNRPIVAMVISILMTIIGIITYFRLPVAQFPDIVPPEIQVKTTYTGADALTVEQSVATPIEQQMSGVDNMNYMQSVNGNDGTLKLTVNFEVGTDVNEDQILSQMRSNQASSQLPQDVNKFGVTVQKSTSSPLIMFALFSPNGTYDNVFLANYANINLNDEFTRVKGIASVTVFGAGQYAMRIWVKPDQLAKLGVTIPEILQAVQTQNTVNPAGTIGGEPIPKGQEFTYAVRAQGRLQTPEEFGDIIVRANADGSMLRVKDVARIELGAQNYAINGRLNGKPAALVALYQLPGSNAIAAADGAKDTMKRLAEKFPTDLDYVICLDTTLAVTEGMAEIQHTLIEALVLVILVVFIFLQGWRATLIPLLAAPVSLISTFVLFPAFGFTVNTLSLFGLVLAIGLVVDDAIIVVEAVEHHIEHGLSPREATLKAMSEVSGPVVAIALILAAVFVPTAFIPGITGRLYQQFAVTIAISMLISAFNALTLSPALAAILLKPKKKSTGPLQKFFDWFNRVFGRATDGFVSGCHFFIRKWVIALIVLGCFIALAAKLGKAVPGSFLPEEDQGYFFAQIILPDAASMQRTDEVMKECEKILKDTPGVEYYSTVTGYNFLTGVNTSYSGIFFISLKGWSERKAPEEQYDAILKHVNTKFAGIPSARAFAFSPPAIPGIGTSGGVTFLLQDRSGKDVAFLAENVMKFLAAARERKELAGVTPMFSPSVPQVFLNVDREKVLKQSVDLGDVYKTLQTFMGGYFVNYFNRFGRQWQVFVQADGDYRTNVDQVGQFFVRNNDGGMVPLSALTYSKPVSGPEFTMRYNLYRSAQINATPAPGYSSGQAMAAMEDVFKQTMSSDLGFGYLGMSYQEKRAQEGVSSTAIFAMSLLFVFLILAAQYESWSLPFSVLLSVPVAVCGAFGALLVGKYENNIYAQIGLVVLIGLSAKNAILIVEFAKMKYEEGLPLIEAALEGAKLRLRPILMTSFAFMLGCVPLATATGAGALSRQVMGFVIIGGMIFASFLAIFLIPVLYYMVEKIAGKKKPQNTDTPPPAPHAHA; encoded by the coding sequence ATGGCCTCTTTCTTCGTTAATCGCCCCATCGTCGCGATGGTGATCTCGATCCTGATGACCATCATCGGGATCATCACCTACTTCCGTCTGCCAGTCGCGCAGTTCCCCGACATCGTCCCTCCGGAAATTCAGGTGAAAACCACCTACACCGGAGCTGACGCACTCACGGTCGAGCAATCGGTCGCCACGCCCATCGAACAGCAGATGAGCGGCGTGGACAACATGAACTACATGCAGTCCGTCAACGGCAACGACGGCACGCTGAAGCTGACGGTGAATTTCGAGGTCGGCACCGATGTGAATGAGGACCAGATCCTCTCCCAGATGCGGTCCAACCAAGCTTCATCCCAGCTACCACAGGACGTGAACAAGTTCGGTGTGACGGTGCAGAAGTCCACCTCGTCGCCACTGATCATGTTCGCGCTCTTCTCGCCGAACGGAACCTATGACAACGTCTTCCTGGCGAACTACGCGAACATCAACCTGAACGACGAATTCACCCGCGTGAAGGGCATCGCGAGCGTGACCGTTTTCGGTGCCGGCCAGTACGCGATGCGCATCTGGGTGAAGCCGGACCAACTCGCGAAGCTCGGCGTGACCATCCCGGAGATCCTGCAGGCCGTACAGACGCAGAACACGGTGAACCCTGCCGGCACGATCGGCGGCGAGCCGATCCCGAAGGGTCAGGAATTCACCTATGCCGTGCGCGCCCAAGGACGTTTGCAGACTCCGGAGGAATTCGGTGACATTATTGTCCGCGCCAATGCGGATGGCTCGATGCTGCGGGTGAAGGATGTGGCACGCATCGAACTCGGCGCGCAGAACTATGCGATCAATGGCCGTCTGAACGGCAAGCCCGCCGCGCTCGTAGCCCTCTACCAGCTTCCTGGCTCGAACGCCATTGCGGCCGCCGATGGCGCAAAGGACACGATGAAGCGCCTCGCGGAGAAGTTCCCCACCGATCTCGATTACGTCATCTGTCTCGATACCACCCTGGCCGTGACCGAGGGCATGGCCGAGATCCAGCACACGTTAATCGAAGCCCTAGTGCTGGTGATTCTGGTCGTCTTCATCTTCCTCCAGGGGTGGCGGGCGACTTTGATCCCGCTGTTGGCGGCTCCCGTCTCCCTGATCAGCACCTTCGTGCTATTCCCGGCGTTCGGCTTCACCGTCAATACGCTCTCGCTCTTTGGCCTCGTGCTCGCGATCGGCTTGGTCGTGGATGACGCGATCATCGTGGTGGAAGCGGTGGAGCATCACATTGAGCACGGCCTCAGCCCGCGGGAAGCAACGCTCAAGGCGATGTCGGAGGTAAGCGGCCCGGTAGTAGCAATCGCATTGATCCTTGCCGCCGTGTTCGTGCCGACCGCCTTCATTCCAGGCATCACCGGCCGCCTTTACCAGCAGTTCGCGGTGACCATCGCCATCTCGATGCTAATCTCGGCCTTCAATGCGCTCACGCTTTCGCCAGCCCTCGCGGCGATCCTCCTGAAGCCTAAGAAGAAGAGCACTGGGCCGTTGCAGAAATTCTTCGATTGGTTCAACCGCGTGTTCGGCAGGGCCACCGATGGCTTTGTCAGCGGTTGCCATTTCTTCATCCGCAAGTGGGTAATCGCGCTGATCGTTCTGGGCTGCTTCATCGCCCTAGCCGCGAAGCTTGGCAAAGCGGTCCCGGGCAGCTTCCTACCGGAAGAAGACCAAGGTTACTTCTTTGCCCAGATCATCTTGCCGGACGCGGCCTCCATGCAGCGCACCGACGAGGTAATGAAGGAGTGCGAAAAAATTCTGAAGGACACGCCCGGGGTGGAATACTACAGCACGGTCACCGGCTACAACTTCCTGACAGGTGTCAACACCAGCTATAGCGGGATCTTCTTCATCTCCCTGAAGGGTTGGTCCGAACGAAAGGCACCCGAGGAGCAGTATGACGCCATCCTCAAGCACGTGAACACCAAGTTCGCCGGAATTCCCTCTGCCCGGGCCTTCGCGTTCTCTCCTCCGGCCATTCCCGGGATCGGCACCAGCGGTGGTGTGACCTTCCTGCTTCAGGACCGCTCCGGCAAAGATGTGGCCTTCCTCGCGGAGAACGTGATGAAGTTCTTGGCTGCGGCCCGCGAACGGAAGGAACTGGCAGGAGTGACACCGATGTTCTCGCCCTCCGTTCCCCAGGTTTTCCTGAATGTGGACCGGGAAAAGGTGCTCAAGCAGAGCGTCGACTTGGGGGACGTCTACAAGACGCTGCAAACCTTCATGGGCGGCTACTTCGTAAACTACTTCAACCGCTTCGGACGTCAGTGGCAGGTGTTCGTCCAAGCCGATGGCGATTACCGGACGAACGTCGACCAAGTCGGCCAGTTCTTCGTGAGGAACAACGATGGAGGGATGGTTCCACTGAGCGCGCTCACCTACTCGAAGCCGGTCAGCGGCCCGGAGTTCACGATGCGCTACAACCTCTATCGCTCCGCACAAATCAATGCCACACCAGCACCCGGATATTCGTCCGGACAGGCGATGGCAGCGATGGAGGATGTCTTCAAGCAGACCATGTCCAGCGATCTTGGCTTCGGCTACCTGGGTATGAGCTATCAGGAAAAGCGGGCGCAAGAGGGCGTATCCTCGACCGCGATCTTCGCGATGTCGCTGCTCTTCGTCTTCCTGATCCTGGCGGCTCAGTATGAAAGCTGGAGCCTGCCCTTCAGCGTGCTGCTCAGCGTCCCGGTAGCCGTCTGCGGCGCCTTCGGGGCCCTGTTGGTGGGCAAATACGAGAACAACATCTATGCCCAGATCGGACTGGTCGTGTTGATCGGCCTCTCTGCGAAGAACGCCATTCTTATCGTCGAGTTCGCGAAGATGAAATACGAGGAAGGCCTGCCTTTGATCGAAGCGGCTTTGGAAGGAGCCAAGCTCCGGCTGAGACCGATCCTCATGACAAGCTTTGCCTTCATGCTAGGCTGCGTTCCTCTGGCCACGGCCACCGGTGCGGGTGCCCTGTCCCGGCAGGTCATGGGCTTCGTGATCATCGGCGGCATGATCTTCGCCAGCTTCCTCGCCATCTTCCTGATCCCGGTGCTCTACTACATGGTGGAGAAAATCGCGGGCAAGAAGAAGCCCCAGAATACCGATACGCCACCTCCCGCTCCGCACGCCCATGCTTGA
- a CDS encoding ABC transporter ATP-binding protein/permease, with protein sequence MPDKKAAVSRETLYRLGRVVRMFLRSKTGSRARWLLAGLLTLMLMINGMNVLNSYVGRDFFSAIEARDHAGFVRQAWLYVAVFAGSTVVAVFFRFCEERLALLWREWQTQRVVRGYLDKHIYLHLKETGSITNPDQRMTEDIRALTTTSLSFLLMILNGTFTTISFSGVLWSISPILFAVAVIYAAAGSCLTFWLGRPLIQLNYQQADREADFRSELIYVHQNAEGLAFTRDESRMKDRLAARIDQLVGNFRKIISVNRNLNFFTGGYNYMIQLIPALFVAPMFIAGGVEFGVIGQSTMAFATLVGAFSLVVTQFQSISSYASVVARLSELVDASESAVVRDSKSCLDCKMDAERIIYSRLCLRASDTDERLLLENLDATFVPGRTVLVTGPNPSAKMALFRATAGLHEAGSGSIQRPPLAKMAFVLEQPYLPPGSLREVLTPPGVEPLPDATILGILDELKLEVPGSTKHDFDSQRRWDDVLNLGEGQLLAIARALLSAPEFIFLDHLESALDSDEFALVRAAISRHGASAVVFSDGRSGGNGYDAVLHIAADGSWKWEEKTAAPPAV encoded by the coding sequence ATGCCCGACAAGAAAGCCGCAGTCTCACGCGAGACCTTGTATCGCCTTGGCCGGGTCGTGCGGATGTTCCTCCGCTCCAAGACCGGCTCGCGTGCGCGCTGGCTCCTGGCAGGCCTGCTGACACTCATGCTGATGATCAACGGCATGAACGTGCTCAACAGCTACGTCGGCCGCGATTTCTTTTCCGCGATCGAGGCACGCGACCATGCAGGTTTCGTTCGCCAGGCTTGGCTCTATGTGGCTGTCTTCGCCGGCTCTACGGTGGTAGCCGTGTTCTTCCGGTTCTGCGAGGAGCGGCTCGCACTTCTCTGGCGTGAGTGGCAGACACAACGGGTGGTCCGGGGCTACCTGGACAAGCACATCTACCTGCACCTCAAGGAGACTGGCTCGATCACCAATCCGGACCAGCGCATGACCGAGGACATCCGGGCGCTGACTACGACCTCGCTGTCCTTTCTGCTGATGATCCTGAACGGGACTTTCACCACCATTTCCTTCTCCGGAGTATTGTGGTCGATTAGCCCCATCCTCTTTGCGGTGGCGGTCATCTATGCGGCCGCCGGCTCCTGCCTGACCTTCTGGCTGGGACGTCCGCTGATTCAGCTCAACTATCAGCAGGCAGACCGTGAAGCGGATTTCCGCTCCGAGCTCATCTACGTTCATCAGAATGCAGAAGGACTCGCCTTCACCCGAGATGAAAGCCGGATGAAAGACCGGCTCGCTGCGCGCATTGACCAATTGGTTGGCAACTTTCGGAAGATCATCTCGGTGAACCGCAACCTGAATTTCTTCACGGGCGGCTACAACTACATGATCCAGCTGATCCCGGCCCTCTTTGTAGCGCCGATGTTCATTGCCGGAGGAGTGGAGTTCGGGGTGATCGGTCAATCGACCATGGCTTTCGCGACCCTTGTCGGGGCATTCTCACTGGTGGTGACGCAGTTCCAATCGATCTCGTCCTATGCATCGGTCGTTGCGCGCCTGAGCGAACTCGTGGATGCCTCTGAATCCGCAGTGGTCCGCGATTCCAAGTCTTGCCTCGACTGCAAGATGGATGCCGAGCGAATCATTTATTCCCGTCTCTGCTTGCGGGCTTCGGACACGGACGAGCGTCTGCTCTTGGAGAACCTTGATGCTACCTTTGTGCCAGGCCGAACGGTTCTCGTGACCGGACCCAATCCCTCGGCGAAGATGGCACTCTTCCGTGCCACGGCAGGCCTTCATGAAGCGGGAAGCGGTAGCATTCAGCGCCCCCCCTTGGCCAAGATGGCCTTCGTCCTGGAACAGCCCTATCTGCCCCCAGGCTCGCTTCGCGAGGTATTGACCCCACCCGGTGTGGAGCCGCTTCCGGACGCGACGATTCTCGGCATCCTCGATGAACTGAAGCTCGAAGTTCCTGGATCCACGAAGCATGATTTCGACAGCCAACGCCGCTGGGACGACGTCCTGAACCTCGGAGAAGGCCAGCTACTCGCAATCGCACGAGCCCTTCTCTCGGCCCCCGAGTTCATCTTTCTGGACCATTTGGAATCCGCGCTTGATAGCGACGAATTCGCGCTCGTCCGAGCGGCTATTTCCCGCCACGGGGCTTCTGCTGTCGTATTCAGCGACGGTCGGTCCGGGGGCAACGGCTATGATGCCGTTCTTCATATCGCCGCAGATGGGAGCTGGAAATGGGAGGAAAAGACCGCAGCACCTCCTGCGGTCTAA
- a CDS encoding efflux transporter outer membrane subunit, which translates to MLELRSLGLLSAVLLAGCNVGPNFEDPLTSVPMSFRFDANASSSSIADLPWWKVYHDPKLQSLINEALSNNHDLRIAITRVEQARQVALQTRSLGLPSVDYGGGISRGRNQAGGTGSFTGGRTADDATALLSVVWEVDLWGRIRRLSEADLARYLATDEARCGVIVSLIGDVAQTYFELLELDLEKEIAIRSRDSFQESFNLFDSRLQGGVASTIETSRAKAATAQAAATIPDIERLIAQKENQLSILTGRAPGPIHPRGKLDDNVVSRAVPAGLPSSMIRRRPDIRQSEQLLRAANAEVGAAIAEYYPKIGLTAFAGRISPDLSDLSDGVGNAWSVASSISGPIFNGGRLKAQEAQARAAFDEAKLRHEKTVLVALGEVSNALVSRQKFAAARADQEQAVHSLTDSVGVSTERYSAGRANYFEILDAQLELFPTELQLARIRLNEYLAVVGLYRALGGGCSSEAVSSSKQGL; encoded by the coding sequence ATGCTTGAGCTTCGCTCCCTAGGATTGCTTTCCGCCGTTCTCCTCGCCGGCTGCAATGTCGGCCCGAATTTCGAGGACCCGCTGACAAGCGTACCGATGTCCTTCCGCTTCGATGCGAACGCGAGTTCGAGCTCAATCGCTGATCTTCCTTGGTGGAAGGTTTACCACGATCCAAAGCTCCAGTCGCTGATCAACGAGGCGCTTTCGAATAACCATGACCTCCGCATCGCAATCACCCGGGTGGAGCAAGCGCGACAAGTTGCGCTTCAGACGCGATCTCTGGGGCTGCCGTCGGTCGATTATGGAGGCGGGATAAGCCGGGGACGAAACCAGGCTGGAGGAACCGGCTCCTTCACCGGCGGTCGCACAGCGGACGATGCCACGGCGCTTCTATCGGTGGTTTGGGAGGTGGACCTGTGGGGACGGATCCGGCGCCTCAGCGAAGCCGACCTCGCCCGCTATCTGGCTACCGATGAAGCCCGCTGCGGGGTGATTGTGTCGCTAATCGGCGATGTGGCACAAACTTACTTCGAACTGCTAGAGTTGGACCTCGAGAAGGAGATCGCCATCCGCTCCCGCGACTCCTTCCAAGAGAGCTTCAATCTATTCGACAGCCGTCTCCAAGGAGGTGTCGCATCCACGATCGAGACCTCACGGGCGAAAGCTGCTACGGCGCAAGCCGCGGCGACCATCCCGGACATTGAACGCTTGATCGCGCAAAAGGAGAATCAACTCTCAATCCTAACCGGCCGCGCCCCTGGCCCGATTCATCCGCGTGGAAAGCTCGACGACAATGTGGTCTCGCGGGCCGTGCCGGCGGGCTTGCCCTCGTCGATGATCCGCCGTCGGCCGGACATCCGGCAATCCGAGCAATTGCTACGCGCCGCCAACGCCGAGGTAGGGGCCGCGATCGCGGAATACTATCCGAAAATCGGGCTTACCGCCTTTGCTGGCCGGATCAGTCCGGATCTTTCCGATCTCTCCGATGGAGTGGGTAACGCGTGGTCCGTCGCTTCAAGCATCTCGGGACCGATCTTCAACGGAGGACGATTGAAGGCACAGGAAGCTCAGGCTCGGGCCGCTTTTGATGAAGCCAAGCTTCGGCATGAAAAGACTGTTCTTGTCGCCCTCGGAGAAGTCTCGAATGCCTTGGTATCGCGCCAGAAATTCGCCGCGGCGCGAGCCGACCAAGAACAGGCGGTGCACTCCCTGACTGATTCCGTAGGCGTTTCGACCGAACGCTACAGTGCCGGGCGCGCTAACTACTTCGAGATTCTCGATGCGCAGCTCGAGCTCTTCCCGACGGAGCTGCAGCTCGCCCGCATCCGGCTCAACGAATACTTGGCCGTGGTCGGACTCTATCGCGCACTCGGGGGAGGCTGTTCTTCGGAAGCAGTCTCTTCGTCGAAACAGGGCCTGTGA